From a single Streptomyces misionensis genomic region:
- a CDS encoding helix-turn-helix domain-containing protein yields MSDAPSRSRAVAYADDGTDPIDALPDWSEALAGVVHLSVRERQVFLMLGAGHSNRSIATRLRVTERTVKAHVAQVLSKLRVESRLQAGLVAHAYRVMNESPIHSPGRTG; encoded by the coding sequence ATGTCCGACGCACCGTCAAGGTCCAGAGCCGTCGCGTACGCCGACGACGGCACCGATCCCATCGACGCACTGCCGGACTGGTCCGAGGCGCTGGCCGGGGTCGTCCACCTGTCGGTGCGCGAGCGCCAGGTGTTCCTGATGCTCGGCGCCGGCCATTCCAACCGCAGCATCGCCACCCGGCTCCGGGTGACCGAACGCACCGTCAAGGCGCATGTCGCCCAAGTGCTGAGCAAACTCCGGGTTGAATCCAGGCTGCAGGCGGGTCTCGTCGCCCACGCCTACCGCGTCATGAACGAAAGTCCAATTCACAGCCCGGGCCGCACGGGATAG